One Bufo gargarizans isolate SCDJY-AF-19 chromosome 3, ASM1485885v1, whole genome shotgun sequence DNA segment encodes these proteins:
- the LOC122930942 gene encoding diacylglycerol O-acyltransferase 2-like, with the protein MKTLNTPNSGLRQGTGSSLLSTVQDLPSVPRPSRSRVERNLQIIFLLHWVMIVSVVGVACTAILLYLFCTDWWLIAALYLAWLVFDWKTPSKGGRRSTWFRNWTAWRYFRDYFPIRLVKTHNLLPSRNYIFGYHPHGILGIGAFCNFGTEATGVSKKFPGIKPYLVTLAGYFRLPIVREYLMSAGLYPVSRQSIDYILSKNGTGNAVVIVIGGTAECLDCQPGKNSVTLKQRKGFVKIALQHGANLVPVYSFGENKAYKQILFEEDSWSLWLQRKIQKHVGFAPCLFYGCGFFSTDSWGFVPYPIPITTVVGEPIAVPKMEQPTQKDVDLYHSMYVTSLQKLFDKYKTEFGLSESDVLEII; encoded by the exons GGACTGGATCCAGCCTCCTCTCCACCGTGCAGGATCTGCCCTCCGTcccccggccatccaggtctcgAGTTGAAAGAAATCTTCAAATCATCTTCTTGTTACATTGGGTCATGATCGTCTCTGTAGTAG GGGTGGCCTGCACCGCGATCCTCCTCTACCTCTTCTGCACGGACTGGTGGCTCATTGCTGCGTTATATCTGGCCTGGCTCGTGTTTGACTGGAAAACCCCCAGTAAAG GTGGCAGACGATCCACGTGGTTTAGGAACTGGACTGCGTGGCGCTACTTCAGGGACTACTTTCCGATACGG CTGGTCAAAACCCACAACCTTCTTCCCAGTCGCAACTACATCTTCGGCTACCACCCCCACGGTATCCTGGGTATCGGTGCCTTTTGCAACTTCGGTACCGAAGCCACCGGTGTCTCCAAGAAGTTCCCCGGTATTAAGCCATATCTGGTCACATTGGCTGGGTACTTCAGATTGCCAATTGTAAGAGAATACCTAATGTCTGCAG GACTCTACCCTGTGAGCCGTCAGTCCATAGACTACATCCTCTCCAAAAATGGAACCGGAAACGCCGTGGTGATAGTGATCGGTGGCACCGCAGAGTGCCTGGACTGCCAACCGGGGAAAAACTCTGTGACTCTAAAGCAGAGGAAAGGATTTGTGAAGATTGCACTACAGCATGG GGCTAATCTGGTCCCAGTTTATTCCTTTGGAGAGAACAAGGCTTATAAGCAAATTTTGTTTGAAGAAGATTCTTGGAGCCTATGGCTACAGAGAAAAATCCAGAAACACGTTGGATTTGCTCCATGTTTGTTCTATGGTTGTGGGTTCTTCTCCACAGACAGCTGGGGCTTTGTGCCCTATCCCATTCCCATCACTACTGTGG TTGGAGAACCCATCGCAGTCCCTAAAATGGAGCAGCCGACTCAGAAGGACGTGGACCTCTACCACAGCATGTACGTGACGTCTCTTCAGAAGCTCTTTGACAAATACAAGACCGAGTTTGGATTGTCAGAGTCTGATGTGTTGGAAATCATATGA